In Terriglobus sp. TAA 43, a single window of DNA contains:
- a CDS encoding type I phosphomannose isomerase catalytic subunit, producing the protein MSTLNPFRLHPSFSERTWGRRDLKPWYPDWAERDAKYKDPIGEAWLTGPQSLVNDGDYAGETLASLAGKEPVRLLGTLAKEKEFPLLMKLLFPNDKLSVQVHPNDEEAAALNIGRGKTECWYILEAEPGASVACGLKQGTTLDGLRDAIANGTAEELLEHIPVAAGDMVFVDAGTVHAIGPGVTILETQQTSDTTYRLYDYGRPRELHVDKGLAVSKVTTRAGKVEAKPITVEGREGKRLIQEKYFTVDSFTLKIGDTIEFENPGDKPYCLTAIGGDAQVIVVGEALTELPASTSVIVPADVARVLVRADSALELVRATP; encoded by the coding sequence ATGAGCACTCTCAATCCATTTCGCCTGCATCCGTCTTTCTCCGAACGCACATGGGGTCGCCGCGACCTGAAGCCTTGGTATCCCGACTGGGCTGAGCGCGATGCCAAGTACAAGGATCCGATCGGTGAAGCCTGGTTGACCGGGCCGCAGTCCCTCGTGAATGACGGCGATTACGCGGGCGAAACGCTTGCGTCACTGGCAGGGAAAGAGCCGGTCAGGTTGCTGGGAACGTTGGCGAAGGAAAAAGAATTTCCTCTGCTCATGAAGCTTCTGTTCCCGAATGACAAACTTTCCGTACAGGTGCACCCAAACGACGAAGAGGCTGCTGCCCTAAACATTGGTCGCGGCAAAACGGAGTGCTGGTACATCCTCGAAGCCGAACCGGGCGCCTCTGTAGCCTGTGGATTAAAGCAGGGTACGACGCTGGACGGACTGCGCGATGCCATCGCGAACGGCACTGCAGAAGAGTTACTGGAACACATCCCTGTGGCCGCTGGCGACATGGTGTTTGTGGACGCGGGAACGGTCCACGCCATTGGACCGGGCGTGACCATCCTCGAAACGCAGCAGACCTCTGACACCACGTATCGCCTGTACGACTACGGTCGTCCGCGCGAACTGCACGTCGACAAGGGATTGGCTGTGAGCAAGGTGACTACACGTGCGGGTAAGGTTGAGGCGAAACCCATCACCGTAGAAGGACGCGAAGGCAAACGGTTGATCCAGGAAAAGTACTTCACCGTGGATAGCTTCACGCTGAAGATTGGCGACACCATCGAGTTTGAGAATCCCGGCGACAAGCCCTATTGCCTGACGGCCATCGGTGGCGACGCTCAGGTGATTGTGGTCGGCGAAGCCCTGACGGAGCTTCCTGCCAGCACTTCCGTGATTGTGCCTGCGGATGTGGCTCGCGTGTTGGTGCGGGCTGATAGTGCGCTGGAATTGGTGCGCGCCACCCCGTAA
- a CDS encoding UDP-glucose--hexose-1-phosphate uridylyltransferase, with translation MNSLLLTTPHRRWNPLRGEWVLVSPHRTQRPWQGQTEDAAIPQASQYDPSCYLCPGNPRAGGEQTPHYTGTYVFTNDYAALKPDAETITEDDGLLHAETERGICRVLCFSPRHDLTLATMDVPSIRGVVDVWAAQEAELAANPGIRYVQIFENRGAMMGASNPHPHGQIWATEHIPNEPATELRTQKEYFAKHGETMLHAYLQKELEKGERVVAQNDTWVVVIPFWAVWPFETLVLPRDPVASMRALSEAQRNGLADILKTLTAGYNRVFDAPFPYSMGFHPAPCDGEEHPEWQLHAHFYPPLLRSATVRKFMVGFELLGSPQRDITPESAAATLRNVMR, from the coding sequence ATGAATTCGTTGTTGCTGACCACACCGCATCGTCGTTGGAATCCGCTCCGTGGGGAGTGGGTGCTCGTATCGCCGCATCGCACGCAGCGTCCGTGGCAAGGCCAGACGGAAGACGCTGCTATCCCGCAGGCGTCGCAGTACGATCCGTCGTGCTATCTGTGCCCCGGCAATCCGCGCGCTGGCGGCGAGCAGACACCGCATTACACCGGCACCTACGTTTTCACCAATGATTACGCGGCTTTGAAGCCTGACGCTGAGACCATCACGGAAGACGATGGCCTGCTGCATGCTGAAACGGAGCGAGGCATCTGTCGCGTGTTGTGCTTCAGTCCGCGACATGACCTTACGCTGGCAACGATGGATGTGCCGTCGATCCGCGGCGTGGTGGATGTGTGGGCTGCGCAGGAAGCAGAACTGGCGGCAAATCCGGGCATTCGCTACGTGCAAATCTTTGAAAATCGAGGCGCCATGATGGGTGCAAGCAATCCGCATCCACACGGCCAGATCTGGGCCACCGAACATATTCCCAACGAACCCGCCACGGAGCTGCGCACGCAAAAGGAATACTTCGCGAAGCACGGCGAAACCATGTTGCATGCCTATCTGCAGAAGGAACTGGAGAAAGGCGAACGCGTGGTCGCGCAGAATGACACATGGGTTGTAGTGATTCCATTCTGGGCAGTGTGGCCATTTGAAACCCTGGTGTTGCCGCGTGATCCTGTTGCCTCCATGCGAGCGCTGAGTGAGGCCCAACGCAATGGCCTCGCGGACATCCTCAAGACGCTCACCGCTGGCTACAACCGGGTCTTCGATGCGCCGTTCCCATATTCCATGGGCTTTCATCCCGCCCCATGCGATGGCGAAGAGCATCCGGAATGGCAGTTGCATGCGCATTTCTATCCGCCGTTGCTGCGCTCGGCCACGGTGCGCAAGTTCATGGTGGGATTTGAACTGCTGGGATCGCCGCAGCGCGACATCACACCGGAAAGCGCCGCAGCCACGCTGCGTAATGTAATGCGCTAA